The sequence ACTGCCGTCATCCAGGACGACGTCGTTGTTGCCGGTGCGCCCCACGGTGATGCCCCGGCCGAAGGCGTTGCCCTGGCACTTGAGCACCGGGAAGACGACGGGTTCGTCCTGGCCGAGCGTGGGCGGGCCCGCGTTCGTCACGGTGCGCAGCGGGTACTCCTCCAGGTCGGAAGGCTGCACTCCGCCCAGGGGAGGCGTGAAGAGGAGGATCGCGGCGGGGAGGCCCCGTTCGAACTCCTCGCGGTTGCGCAGGTAGC comes from Corallococcus macrosporus and encodes:
- a CDS encoding FHA domain-containing protein, with protein sequence MVELLSAHVARYLRNREEFERGLPAAILLFTPPLGGVQPSDLEEYPLRTVTNAGPPTLGQDEPVVFPVLKCQGNAFGRGITVGRTGNNDVVLDDGSVSRFHAWFSRDSGDTGFMLTDAGSKNGSYVAGGRLLARKPMPVEDGMRLRFGQVEVSFYTAGGFSRLLSVRLQP